From one Lycium ferocissimum isolate CSIRO_LF1 chromosome 5, AGI_CSIRO_Lferr_CH_V1, whole genome shotgun sequence genomic stretch:
- the LOC132055971 gene encoding LOB domain-containing protein 25-like, whose product MASSSSYNSPCAACKFLRRKCLPGCIFSPYFPPEEPQKFINVHKIFGASNVTKLLNELSPHQREDAVNSLAYEAEARVRDPVYGCVGAISFLQRQVERLQKELDAANADLIRYACNDFTPTPPLPVPNMALRQRPVEFSRRLSMGHHHDGGSGGGFNQTPSFPIPYTLPNWNDHQNPSGDHIHGGGEGSI is encoded by the coding sequence ATGGCATCATCCAGCTCATACAACTCCCCTTGTGCTGCCTGCAAGTTCCTAAGAAGAAAATGTCTTCCTGGCTGCATTTTCTCACCTTATTTCCCACCCGAGGAGCCGCAAAAATTCATCAACGTCCACAAAATCTTCGGCGCAAGCAACGTGACCAAGCTCCTCAACGAACTCTCGCCGCACCAAAGAGAAGACGCAGTCAACTCTTTAGCCTACGAAGCCGAGGCAAGAGTGAGGGATCCCGTCTATGGCTGCGTAGGGGCAATCTCCTTCCTCCAACGCCAAGTCGAGCGCCTTCAGAAGGAGCTCGACGCGGCTAATGCGGACTTGATCCGCTATGCTTGCAATGACTTCACACCGACACCGCCTTTACCGGTTCCTAACATGGCTCTACGCCAAAGGCCGGTTGAGTTTAGTAGAAGATTGTCAATGGGGCATCATCATGATGGTGGTAGTGGTGGAGGTTTTAATCAAACACCTAGTTTTCCTATCCCATATACTCTCCCTAATTGGAATGATCATCAAAACCCTTCTGGAGATCATATTCATGGTGGTGGAGAAGGAAGTATTTGA